Proteins encoded by one window of Candidatus Binataceae bacterium:
- a CDS encoding (2Fe-2S)-binding protein, whose product MIVLKINGNEKPFTGDPQMPLLWYLRDELGLYGAKFGCGMGLCGACTVHRGGKAIRSCITPMSAAAGTEITTIEGISSGGLHPVQKSWMRLNVPQCGYCQAGQIMQAISLLSINRRPTDADIDRAMAGNICRCGTYQRIRAAIKAAAEESA is encoded by the coding sequence ATGATCGTCCTCAAAATCAACGGCAACGAAAAACCCTTTACCGGCGATCCGCAGATGCCGCTGCTTTGGTATCTGCGCGATGAACTCGGCCTGTATGGAGCGAAGTTCGGATGTGGAATGGGTCTGTGCGGTGCTTGCACGGTTCATCGGGGCGGCAAGGCGATTCGCTCCTGCATCACCCCGATGAGCGCGGCGGCCGGCACGGAAATCACCACCATTGAAGGAATCTCGAGCGGCGGGCTTCATCCAGTGCAGAAATCCTGGATGCGACTCAACGTGCCGCAATGTGGTTACTGCCAAGCCGGACAAATCATGCAGGCGATCTCCCTGCTCAGCATCAATCGCAGGCCCACCGATGCGGATATCGACCGCGCGATGGCGGGAAACATTTGCCGCTGCGGGACCTATCAGCGCATCCGCGCAGCCATCAAGGCG